From a region of the Nitrospira sp. genome:
- a CDS encoding aconitate hydratase translates to MSIDLAKRLYDKMPGVFEKARKKFGRGLTLTEKILVSHADNFDAQQWERGKAMLALRPDRVAMQDATAQMAMLQFMQAGKQKAAVPSTIHCDHLIRAEMGSEKDLLRAMDENKEVYNFLASAAKKYGIGFWKPGAGIIHQVVLENYAFPGGLIIGTDSHTPNGGGLGMLAIGVGGADAGEVMAGLPWEVLHPKLIGVRLTGKLNGWTSPKDVILYLCGLLTVKGGTNKIVEYFGPGSETISATGKGTICNMGAELGATTSVFPFDQKMVAYMNITDRADLASLAQSHKELLVADPEVYQSPEKYYDQIVEIDLSKLEPHVVGPHTPDLARPVSKVAAEAKEKGYPVELKAALIGSCTNSSYEDISRSAHIAQQGLKAGLKAKTAFLVSPGSERIYHTMKRDGFLDTFEKMGGTVLSNSCGPCIGQWKRADGVKGRADSIVSSFNRNFPGRNDGISETRSFLASPEIVTAYALTGDLRFDPINQNLKAADGKEFKLEPPVGEELPAKGFAKGEEGYVAPAEDGSSLTVDIPPTSERLQLLQPFPRWDGKDFDKLPLLIKTKGKTTTDHISPAGPWLKFRGHLDKISDNMFLGANSAFASEPGKGTNVLTGEANLNIAQIARAYKSKGISSIVVGDENYGEGSSREHAAMSPRFLNVRAVITRSFARIHETNLKKQGILALTFSDPKDYEKIEQNDRISVTGLGSLAPGKPVQVAVYKADGRSLTIQANHSMTAQQIAWFKAGSALNALN, encoded by the coding sequence ATGTCTATAGATCTTGCCAAAAGGCTGTACGATAAAATGCCTGGGGTCTTCGAGAAGGCCAGAAAGAAATTCGGTCGCGGCCTCACCTTGACCGAAAAGATTCTCGTCTCGCATGCCGACAACTTTGACGCCCAACAGTGGGAGCGAGGGAAAGCCATGTTGGCGCTCCGTCCCGACCGTGTGGCGATGCAAGATGCCACGGCGCAGATGGCCATGCTGCAGTTCATGCAGGCCGGCAAGCAGAAAGCGGCGGTGCCGAGCACGATCCACTGCGACCACTTGATTCGCGCCGAAATGGGGTCCGAGAAGGACCTGCTTCGTGCCATGGACGAAAACAAGGAAGTCTACAACTTCCTGGCCTCCGCGGCGAAGAAGTACGGCATCGGCTTCTGGAAGCCCGGCGCCGGCATCATTCATCAGGTCGTGCTGGAGAATTATGCATTCCCGGGCGGCTTGATCATCGGCACCGACTCGCACACACCGAACGGTGGTGGTCTGGGTATGTTGGCGATCGGTGTCGGCGGGGCGGACGCAGGCGAAGTGATGGCAGGACTCCCGTGGGAAGTGCTCCATCCGAAACTCATCGGTGTGCGCTTGACTGGTAAATTGAACGGCTGGACCTCGCCGAAGGACGTGATCCTCTACCTCTGCGGTCTTCTGACCGTCAAGGGTGGGACCAACAAGATCGTCGAATACTTCGGTCCCGGTTCGGAGACGATCAGCGCCACCGGTAAAGGCACCATCTGCAACATGGGTGCGGAGTTGGGCGCCACGACTTCCGTGTTCCCCTTCGATCAGAAGATGGTCGCCTACATGAACATTACGGATCGAGCTGATCTGGCCAGCTTGGCGCAGTCGCACAAGGAGCTCTTGGTGGCTGATCCGGAGGTCTACCAATCGCCCGAGAAGTACTACGACCAGATCGTGGAAATCGATCTGTCGAAGCTGGAACCGCACGTCGTCGGTCCCCATACCCCGGATTTGGCCAGGCCTGTTTCCAAGGTTGCGGCCGAGGCGAAGGAGAAGGGCTATCCGGTCGAATTGAAGGCGGCGTTGATCGGGAGCTGCACCAATTCCTCTTACGAAGACATCAGCCGGTCCGCTCACATTGCGCAGCAGGGGTTGAAGGCTGGGTTAAAAGCCAAGACGGCATTCCTTGTTTCACCCGGATCCGAGCGCATCTATCATACGATGAAACGCGATGGGTTCCTCGACACCTTTGAGAAAATGGGGGGCACCGTGCTGTCCAATTCTTGCGGCCCCTGTATCGGCCAGTGGAAACGTGCGGATGGAGTAAAAGGCAGGGCCGATTCGATCGTCAGCTCCTTCAATCGAAATTTTCCCGGCCGTAACGACGGCATCAGCGAGACGCGGTCGTTTTTGGCCAGTCCTGAAATCGTGACGGCCTATGCGCTGACGGGCGATTTGCGGTTTGATCCCATCAATCAAAATCTAAAGGCCGCCGATGGTAAGGAGTTTAAGCTGGAGCCTCCCGTGGGAGAGGAACTGCCTGCCAAAGGTTTTGCCAAGGGTGAAGAAGGGTATGTGGCGCCGGCTGAAGATGGCTCAAGCTTGACCGTCGATATTCCGCCGACCAGCGAACGGCTGCAATTGCTGCAACCGTTCCCGCGTTGGGATGGGAAGGATTTCGATAAGCTTCCGCTTCTGATCAAGACCAAGGGCAAGACCACGACGGACCACATTTCACCGGCAGGGCCTTGGCTCAAGTTCCGTGGCCACTTGGACAAGATCAGCGACAACATGTTCCTTGGCGCCAACAGCGCGTTCGCATCGGAGCCTGGTAAGGGCACGAACGTCCTGACCGGCGAGGCGAATTTGAACATCGCGCAGATTGCCCGCGCGTACAAGTCGAAGGGTATCAGCTCGATCGTGGTCGGCGATGAAAACTACGGCGAAGGCAGTAGCCGCGAACATGCGGCTATGTCGCCACGGTTCTTGAATGTGCGGGCGGTGATCACGAGGAGCTTTGCGCGTATCCACGAAACCAATCTGAAGAAACAGGGGATCTTGGCGTTGACCTTCTCTGATCCGAAGGACTACGAGAAGATTGAGCAGAATGACCGCATCAGCGTGACGGGGCTCGGCAGTCTGGCTCCCGGCAAGCCGGTACAGGTGGCAGTCTACAAGGCGGATGGCCGATCGCTCACCATCCAGGCAAACCACAGCATGACGGCACAACAGATTGCGTGGTTTAAGGCTGGCTCAGCGCTGAACGCGCTGAATTAA
- a CDS encoding NADP-dependent isocitrate dehydrogenase, protein MAQADKIIYTKTDEAPMLATYSFLPIINAFSKAAGVTVELRDISLAGRVIAVFPEYLTPAQKQHDALAELGELAKTPEANIIKLPNISASIPQLVATIKELQKQGYKLPDYPENPKDDKEKDIKTRYDKVKGSAVNPVLREGNSDRRAPLSVKAYARKHPHKMGAWSSDSKTHVSHMKGGDFFSNEKSLTIPAATTAKIEFVGADGKVTVLKDKIALQAGEVLDATFMSVKALRKFLEEQIEDAKKQGVLFSLHMKATMMKISDPKIFGHGVTVYYKDVFEKHGETFKKIGVDPDNGLGDVYAKIKSLPDDQRKVIEADIQAVYQRRPPMAMVNSDKGITNLHVPSDIIIDASMPPVIRDSGKMWNPQGQLQDVKCVIPDASYAPVYREIVEFCKQKGAFDPRTMGTIPNVGLMAQAAEEYGSHDKTFKAPSNGTIRIVDASGKTLLEHKVEEGDIWRACQVKDAPIQDWVKLAVSRARATGAPAVFWLNKDRAHDAELIKKVNAYLPKHDTTGLEIKIMAPADACRFSIERMKDGKDTISCTGNVLRDYLTDLFPILEIGTSAKMLSIVPLLNGGGLFETGAGGSAPKHVQQFQEEGYLRWDSLGEFLALAASLEHLAKVGNNAVAKILADTLDQANAKFLESNKSPARKVGEIDNRGSHFYLALYWAQALAAQTADKKIAETFQKIAKDLTDHEKTIDQELLAAQGKPQDVGGYYHPDDAKAAKAMRPSATLNRIIDAIA, encoded by the coding sequence ATGGCACAAGCAGACAAAATTATTTACACGAAGACGGACGAAGCGCCGATGCTGGCGACCTATTCGTTCCTACCGATCATCAATGCCTTTTCGAAGGCGGCGGGCGTGACGGTGGAATTGCGGGACATTTCGCTGGCTGGCCGCGTGATCGCGGTATTTCCGGAATATCTGACCCCGGCGCAGAAACAGCACGATGCCTTGGCGGAATTGGGCGAACTCGCCAAGACGCCCGAAGCCAATATCATCAAACTGCCGAACATCAGCGCGTCCATCCCGCAATTGGTCGCCACGATCAAGGAATTGCAGAAGCAGGGCTACAAGCTGCCCGACTATCCGGAAAATCCGAAGGACGACAAGGAAAAGGACATCAAGACCCGATACGACAAGGTCAAGGGCAGCGCCGTCAATCCAGTCTTGCGCGAAGGGAACTCCGATCGTCGCGCGCCCTTGTCCGTGAAGGCCTATGCCCGGAAGCACCCGCACAAGATGGGCGCCTGGTCGTCCGACTCCAAGACGCATGTGTCACATATGAAGGGAGGCGACTTCTTTTCAAACGAAAAGTCGCTCACAATTCCTGCCGCGACCACGGCCAAGATCGAGTTCGTGGGTGCGGACGGCAAGGTCACCGTTCTGAAGGACAAGATTGCTCTGCAGGCCGGTGAAGTGCTGGATGCGACCTTCATGAGCGTCAAGGCGCTGCGTAAGTTTTTGGAAGAGCAGATCGAAGATGCCAAGAAGCAGGGCGTGCTGTTTTCGCTCCATATGAAGGCCACGATGATGAAGATCTCGGACCCGAAGATCTTCGGTCATGGCGTCACTGTCTACTACAAAGATGTGTTCGAAAAGCATGGTGAGACGTTCAAGAAGATCGGAGTGGATCCAGACAACGGTCTCGGCGACGTCTATGCTAAGATCAAGTCCCTGCCGGACGATCAACGAAAGGTCATCGAAGCCGACATCCAGGCCGTCTATCAGAGGCGGCCGCCGATGGCGATGGTGAACAGTGACAAGGGCATCACCAACCTCCACGTGCCGAGCGACATCATTATCGATGCCTCCATGCCGCCGGTGATCCGCGATTCCGGCAAGATGTGGAACCCTCAAGGCCAACTGCAAGACGTCAAGTGTGTGATTCCTGACGCCAGTTACGCGCCGGTCTATCGCGAAATTGTCGAGTTCTGTAAGCAGAAGGGGGCCTTCGATCCCCGTACGATGGGGACGATTCCGAACGTCGGCCTGATGGCGCAGGCGGCGGAAGAATACGGCTCCCACGACAAGACCTTCAAGGCGCCGAGCAACGGCACGATCCGTATCGTGGATGCGTCCGGCAAGACCTTACTTGAGCACAAGGTGGAAGAAGGGGATATCTGGCGTGCCTGCCAGGTGAAGGATGCTCCGATTCAGGACTGGGTGAAGCTGGCGGTGAGTCGGGCCAGGGCGACCGGTGCGCCGGCGGTTTTCTGGTTGAACAAGGATCGCGCGCACGACGCTGAATTGATTAAGAAGGTCAATGCCTATCTGCCGAAGCATGATACGACCGGCCTCGAAATCAAGATCATGGCGCCGGCCGATGCTTGCCGCTTCTCGATCGAGCGGATGAAAGACGGCAAGGATACGATCTCCTGCACCGGCAACGTATTGCGCGATTATTTGACGGACCTGTTCCCAATCCTCGAAATCGGCACCAGCGCCAAGATGCTCTCGATCGTCCCGTTGTTGAACGGCGGGGGGTTGTTTGAGACCGGAGCGGGAGGTTCGGCTCCCAAACACGTACAGCAGTTCCAGGAAGAAGGCTACTTGCGCTGGGATTCGCTCGGTGAGTTCCTCGCGCTGGCTGCTTCACTGGAGCACCTGGCGAAGGTGGGGAACAATGCAGTCGCCAAGATCCTGGCGGACACGCTGGATCAAGCCAACGCGAAATTCTTAGAGTCCAACAAGTCTCCGGCCCGTAAGGTCGGCGAGATCGACAACCGCGGCAGCCATTTCTATCTCGCGCTCTATTGGGCGCAGGCCTTGGCTGCTCAGACGGCGGACAAGAAGATTGCGGAGACGTTCCAGAAGATCGCTAAGGACCTGACCGACCACGAAAAGACGATCGATCAGGAGTTGTTGGCGGCGCAGGGGAAGCCTCAGGACGTCGGTGGATACTATCACCCGGACGACGCAAAGGCTGCGAAGGCGATGCGCCCAAGCGCGACGTTGAATCGGATCATCGACGCGATTGCCTAA
- a CDS encoding 2Fe-2S iron-sulfur cluster-binding protein: MTTDDTQNVIDQPEVMKPRMVTIEIAGKKVDVPEGITVVKAMWYAGIDVVRGIGCLGGFCGACATYYRTKDDPKVRTCLACQTAVQDGMCFTMMPPFPARKAIYEIQKLQDPKQDLFNFYPEAPLCRNCNACTEACPQRIDVREGVWKAVFGDFKSVSEMFMDCVMCGMCTPVCIADIAPNLVALYVSRAQGAHFAEKPIGLDTRIKEIQEGRYNDEWHNVLKMNDKELAEHCATVK, encoded by the coding sequence ATGACAACGGACGATACCCAAAACGTGATCGATCAACCCGAGGTGATGAAGCCTCGGATGGTCACGATCGAGATCGCCGGCAAGAAGGTAGACGTGCCGGAAGGGATCACGGTTGTAAAGGCCATGTGGTACGCGGGCATCGACGTGGTTCGGGGGATCGGCTGCCTCGGCGGGTTTTGTGGCGCCTGCGCGACCTACTACCGGACGAAGGACGATCCGAAAGTAAGGACTTGCCTGGCTTGCCAAACGGCGGTGCAAGATGGGATGTGCTTCACGATGATGCCGCCGTTCCCCGCGCGTAAGGCTATCTACGAGATCCAGAAACTCCAAGATCCGAAGCAAGACCTGTTCAACTTCTATCCGGAAGCGCCGCTCTGTCGAAATTGCAATGCCTGTACCGAAGCCTGTCCCCAGAGGATCGACGTGCGCGAGGGAGTGTGGAAGGCTGTGTTCGGCGACTTCAAGAGTGTCTCCGAAATGTTCATGGACTGCGTCATGTGCGGCATGTGCACACCGGTCTGCATCGCCGATATCGCGCCGAATCTTGTCGCGCTCTATGTCAGCCGGGCTCAGGGCGCACACTTTGCCGAAAAGCCGATCGGACTGGATACCCGCATCAAAGAAATTCAAGAGGGTCGGTACAACGACGAGTGGCACAACGTACTGAAGATGAACGACAAGGAACTTGCCGAGCATTGTGCGACTGTTAAGTGA
- a CDS encoding FAD-binding protein: MDIHALQQIVHKTRDARRKQTIPKFSPADRDQLIHKYHPDFRASAYRPIRFGPNEGEKTVVELATLLEGDSPIHDDLDLTPHHQTDVLIIGGGGAGCAAALHAHGAGAKTILATKLRLGDSNSVMAQGGMQVSVAPEDSPVTHFLDTLKGGHMENDHALLKVMVEEGPSIAKWLLELGVLFDRQADGNLHVKKGGGSSKPRLVTCSDYTGLEIMRVLKDEVLNQKIQLLEFAAAIELLSDDSGACTGAIFKDLDNQRHVVVAAKSVILATGGIGRLHIQGFPTSNHYGATGDGLCLSYRMGAKLAHIDTFQYHPSGAVYPEQLIGALVTEGIRSEGGQLVNAKGDRFVNELDTRDVVSSSIIRECEEGRGIRTMSGRVGVWLDTPILDAEHGAGTVEKHFPAMVLQFERFGIDISKDPVLIYPTLHYQNGGVKIDTNSETNVKNLFVAGEASGGLHGRNRLMGNSLLDLMVYGKRSGLTAAGRAGSMKQGKLTLKHLERFRAEAKQHGNVSGVISPMILPAYTRKVG; the protein is encoded by the coding sequence ATGGACATCCACGCACTTCAGCAAATCGTCCACAAGACTCGGGATGCCAGGCGTAAGCAGACCATTCCGAAATTCTCGCCCGCCGACCGCGATCAACTGATTCACAAGTACCATCCTGATTTCCGGGCCAGCGCCTACCGGCCCATTCGGTTCGGTCCGAACGAGGGCGAGAAGACCGTGGTTGAATTGGCCACCCTGCTCGAAGGTGACAGCCCCATTCACGACGATCTCGACCTGACGCCGCACCATCAGACCGATGTCCTGATCATCGGCGGCGGCGGAGCCGGCTGCGCGGCGGCCCTGCACGCCCACGGAGCCGGCGCCAAGACGATTCTCGCGACCAAGCTTCGGTTGGGCGATTCAAACAGCGTGATGGCCCAGGGAGGGATGCAGGTGTCCGTGGCACCGGAGGACTCTCCGGTCACCCATTTTCTCGACACGCTCAAGGGTGGGCATATGGAGAACGACCATGCCCTGCTCAAGGTCATGGTCGAGGAAGGGCCGTCGATTGCGAAGTGGCTCTTGGAATTGGGTGTCTTGTTCGATCGGCAGGCCGACGGCAATCTCCATGTAAAAAAGGGCGGCGGCAGCTCCAAACCGCGACTCGTGACCTGCTCGGACTACACCGGGCTGGAGATCATGCGGGTGCTCAAGGATGAGGTCCTCAACCAGAAGATTCAGCTGCTGGAATTCGCCGCGGCGATTGAACTGCTCAGCGACGACAGCGGCGCCTGCACCGGGGCGATCTTCAAAGATCTCGACAATCAGCGTCATGTCGTGGTCGCGGCCAAGTCGGTTATTCTGGCGACCGGTGGAATCGGCCGGCTTCACATTCAGGGATTCCCCACGAGCAACCACTACGGCGCGACCGGCGATGGGCTCTGTTTGTCCTACCGCATGGGAGCGAAGCTGGCGCACATCGACACGTTTCAATACCATCCGTCGGGAGCGGTCTATCCGGAGCAATTGATCGGCGCGTTGGTCACAGAGGGCATCAGATCCGAAGGCGGCCAGCTGGTCAATGCCAAGGGCGATCGGTTTGTGAACGAGCTGGATACCCGCGATGTGGTGTCGTCCTCGATCATCCGAGAGTGCGAGGAAGGCCGAGGCATCCGCACGATGTCGGGCCGCGTCGGCGTCTGGTTGGATACGCCGATCTTGGATGCCGAACACGGAGCGGGCACAGTGGAGAAACATTTCCCGGCGATGGTGCTGCAATTCGAGAGGTTCGGCATCGACATCAGCAAGGATCCGGTGTTGATCTATCCGACCCTGCACTACCAAAACGGCGGGGTGAAGATCGATACGAACTCGGAAACGAACGTGAAGAACCTCTTCGTGGCCGGCGAGGCGTCCGGAGGACTGCATGGACGCAATCGATTGATGGGCAATTCGCTCCTCGACCTGATGGTCTATGGCAAGCGGTCCGGTTTGACGGCGGCAGGACGAGCCGGATCGATGAAGCAGGGCAAGCTCACATTGAAGCATCTGGAGCGGTTCCGCGCCGAGGCGAAGCAGCACGGGAATGTGAGCGGCGTGATCTCACCGATGATCCTGCCGGCGTACACCAGGAAAGTGGGTTAG
- the sucC gene encoding ADP-forming succinate--CoA ligase subunit beta, with translation MNVHEFQAKSLFAQFGVPVPRGKEITSPDAATAWANELNTPVFVVKAQIHAGGRGKAGGVKITKDKTAVAGLAKELIGKTLVTHQTGPKGRQVNRLLMEEGANIAKELYLSILVDRDTGWPTFIASTEGGMEIEEVAAHTPEKIVKEAIDPAVGFQGHNGRNVAFALGLQSIEPTVMNPFVKLLENLYRLFMEKHAALVEINPLIITKEKTLVALDGKVSFDDNGLFKHEDVQKMRDLNEEEPLEIEATANNLNYVKLDGNIGCMVNGAGLAMATMDVIKLAGSEPANFLDVGGGATKETVAAGFRILLKDPNVKGIFINIFGGIVRCERIAHGVIEAAKEVKISVPLVVRLQGTNAEEGRKLLAESGLKLEVANDLWEAAQKIVRLTGKAA, from the coding sequence ATGAACGTTCATGAATTTCAAGCCAAGTCTCTCTTCGCGCAATTCGGCGTGCCGGTGCCTCGCGGGAAGGAGATCACCTCCCCGGATGCTGCGACGGCTTGGGCCAACGAGCTGAATACACCGGTCTTCGTCGTCAAGGCTCAGATCCATGCCGGAGGACGGGGCAAGGCCGGCGGCGTCAAGATCACCAAAGATAAGACTGCTGTGGCCGGGTTGGCCAAGGAGTTGATCGGCAAGACGCTGGTAACGCACCAGACCGGTCCGAAGGGGCGCCAGGTCAATCGCCTCCTGATGGAGGAAGGGGCGAACATCGCCAAGGAACTGTATCTCTCAATCTTGGTCGATCGCGACACAGGTTGGCCGACCTTCATCGCCAGCACCGAAGGCGGCATGGAAATCGAGGAGGTGGCTGCCCATACTCCGGAAAAGATCGTCAAGGAGGCGATTGATCCGGCGGTGGGATTCCAGGGACACAACGGCCGCAACGTCGCCTTTGCCCTCGGACTCCAATCCATCGAGCCCACGGTGATGAATCCTTTCGTTAAGCTGCTCGAAAATCTCTATCGTCTGTTCATGGAGAAGCACGCGGCGCTGGTCGAGATCAATCCGCTGATCATCACGAAGGAAAAAACCCTGGTGGCCCTGGACGGCAAAGTCTCGTTCGACGACAACGGCCTTTTTAAGCACGAAGACGTGCAAAAGATGCGCGATCTGAATGAAGAAGAGCCGCTCGAAATCGAAGCCACGGCGAACAACCTGAACTATGTCAAGCTCGACGGCAACATCGGTTGCATGGTGAACGGTGCAGGCCTTGCCATGGCGACGATGGACGTGATCAAGCTGGCCGGAAGCGAGCCGGCCAACTTCCTGGACGTGGGCGGCGGCGCGACGAAAGAAACGGTGGCCGCCGGTTTTCGCATTCTTCTGAAAGACCCGAACGTCAAGGGTATTTTCATCAATATCTTCGGCGGCATCGTTCGGTGCGAGCGGATCGCGCATGGAGTGATCGAAGCGGCCAAGGAAGTGAAGATCTCGGTGCCGTTGGTTGTGCGTCTGCAAGGGACGAACGCAGAGGAAGGCCGCAAGCTGCTGGCCGAGTCGGGCTTGAAGCTCGAAGTGGCGAACGATCTGTGGGAGGCGGCACAGAAGATTGTGAGACTGACCGGGAAAGCAGCGTGA
- the sucD gene encoding succinate--CoA ligase subunit alpha produces the protein MSILVDKNTRVVVQGITGKEGSFHATQCKAYGTKMVAGVTPGKAGQEVEGIPVFNTVADAVKQTECDTSLIFVPPPFCADAILEAADAGIKLVICITEGIPVNDMVKVKRALRGRDVRLIGPNCPGVITVDEAKIGIMPGFIHKKGVVGVVSRSGTLTYEAVHQLSTLGLGETTCVGIGGDPVNGTGFVDVLPLFEKDPETHAIVMIGEIGGDAEEKAAEFIKNNIKKPVISFIAGITAPPGRRMGHAGAIISGGKGTAAEKMKTLEAAGVTVVKNPAEIGAAVKKALGR, from the coding sequence GTGAGCATTCTCGTTGATAAAAATACACGGGTGGTGGTGCAGGGGATTACGGGCAAGGAAGGGTCGTTCCATGCGACCCAATGCAAGGCCTATGGGACTAAGATGGTCGCGGGTGTCACACCTGGGAAGGCCGGGCAGGAAGTGGAAGGCATCCCGGTGTTCAACACGGTGGCCGATGCGGTGAAGCAGACCGAGTGCGATACCTCGCTCATCTTCGTGCCGCCGCCGTTCTGTGCCGACGCGATTCTCGAAGCAGCCGATGCCGGTATCAAATTGGTCATCTGCATCACTGAGGGGATTCCCGTCAACGACATGGTGAAGGTGAAACGAGCGCTTCGCGGCCGCGATGTTCGTTTGATCGGACCGAACTGCCCCGGCGTGATCACGGTGGATGAGGCCAAGATCGGTATCATGCCGGGCTTCATTCACAAGAAAGGCGTGGTCGGGGTGGTATCCCGCAGCGGCACCTTGACGTATGAAGCAGTGCACCAACTCTCGACGTTGGGATTGGGAGAGACGACCTGTGTCGGTATCGGTGGTGATCCAGTGAACGGCACGGGATTCGTGGACGTCTTGCCGCTGTTTGAGAAGGATCCCGAAACTCACGCGATCGTCATGATCGGAGAGATCGGCGGCGACGCCGAGGAAAAAGCCGCTGAGTTCATCAAAAACAACATCAAGAAACCTGTGATCAGCTTCATCGCCGGTATTACCGCGCCTCCAGGCCGCCGCATGGGCCATGCCGGAGCGATCATTTCCGGTGGCAAAGGCACTGCCGCTGAAAAGATGAAGACTCTGGAAGCGGCTGGGGTCACAGTCGTCAAGAATCCAGCTGAGATCGGTGCGGCGGTCAAAAAAGCGTTGGGACGGTAG
- a CDS encoding PilZ domain-containing protein, whose translation MVDQPVNWRLHQRLPVAYPVIFGGAPFVGEGMLSDLSISGCSVSCERTVLKGSYIKLSVVLPDPTASLFIELGKIRWVGEKGFGVEFIRVPTLTRHRLDRVMSQAPALDVNCLPTLV comes from the coding sequence ATGGTAGACCAACCGGTTAACTGGCGACTACACCAGCGGCTTCCTGTGGCATATCCTGTGATATTCGGAGGCGCCCCGTTTGTAGGTGAAGGGATGCTGTCGGATCTCTCCATTTCAGGCTGCTCCGTTAGCTGTGAGCGGACAGTCCTCAAAGGTAGCTATATCAAGCTGAGCGTTGTGTTGCCCGATCCAACAGCCTCTCTGTTCATTGAGTTAGGAAAAATCCGCTGGGTTGGTGAAAAGGGCTTTGGCGTGGAGTTCATTCGTGTGCCCACACTCACTCGGCACCGATTGGATCGAGTCATGTCTCAAGCGCCGGCCCTCGACGTGAACTGCTTGCCGACATTGGTCTGA
- a CDS encoding secretin N-terminal domain-containing protein, translated as MNTTKRLEACLALFLFLSLAVPPPLFSQGTGGHPAKVALDFSDVEVPIFVRFISELTGKNFVLDETIKKQGGKISVFSPTKVSSEEAYNMFVAALEAARLAVVPKGGNVYQVVPMGDLPPERGVFVYKLKNANATDLAAVLTNLVARSQTVAQITPGTRPPIRPLTEFEAPVQVFADKATNSIVISSTKIAWNHLHPVIRDLDIKRRQVFVEAVILEVQVDRLRQLGTDPTQVLAVGGNDMVRGLVGLNRTPEDISTLAAAILGNVAGGVATGGGLQLMNTINVRAFLHALLSMTDTNVLSTPQVLAADNQKAKIVVGENRPFPTGQAQGITGGTLVTIERKDVGVTLELTPQVLEDELIRLEIKQEITAIAENVAQTIGTGTSSVPVGPTTTKRSMETTTIAQDQQTLVIGGLVRDNITLSEQKIPWLGDIPWIGWLFKTQSRATEKLNLLVFLTPHVVRDQSDMVELNARKARDANALQRENRIEEPTRLKQDLLERLELPSTVAPSTSTAPPTKP; from the coding sequence TTGAACACAACCAAGAGACTTGAAGCCTGTCTGGCTTTGTTCCTGTTTCTCTCCTTGGCCGTCCCTCCTCCTCTATTCTCGCAGGGCACGGGAGGCCACCCAGCGAAGGTGGCGCTAGATTTTAGCGATGTGGAGGTTCCGATCTTTGTCCGCTTTATCAGCGAACTGACCGGGAAGAACTTCGTCTTGGATGAAACCATTAAAAAACAGGGAGGGAAAATTTCAGTGTTTTCTCCCACCAAGGTTTCGTCGGAGGAGGCGTACAACATGTTCGTCGCGGCATTGGAAGCCGCTCGGTTGGCAGTCGTTCCCAAAGGGGGGAATGTGTATCAGGTCGTTCCGATGGGCGATCTACCTCCCGAACGTGGTGTATTCGTGTACAAACTCAAAAACGCCAATGCCACGGATCTCGCCGCTGTCTTGACGAACCTAGTTGCACGCTCACAAACCGTTGCACAGATAACGCCCGGCACCAGGCCTCCGATCAGACCGTTGACGGAATTCGAGGCTCCGGTCCAAGTGTTTGCCGATAAGGCAACGAACTCTATCGTGATCAGTTCGACCAAGATCGCCTGGAATCATCTCCACCCGGTGATCCGCGATCTGGACATCAAGCGCAGGCAGGTATTCGTGGAAGCCGTCATCCTCGAGGTGCAAGTCGACCGGTTGAGACAATTGGGCACCGACCCCACGCAGGTGCTCGCAGTAGGAGGGAATGATATGGTTCGGGGGCTCGTCGGACTCAACCGGACACCGGAGGACATCTCAACTCTTGCGGCGGCCATCCTGGGTAACGTGGCGGGTGGCGTGGCCACGGGCGGTGGACTCCAATTGATGAACACGATTAATGTCCGCGCCTTCCTCCATGCCCTGTTGAGTATGACCGACACCAACGTCCTCTCCACTCCCCAAGTGCTGGCCGCGGATAATCAGAAAGCCAAGATCGTCGTCGGCGAGAATCGTCCTTTTCCAACCGGGCAGGCCCAAGGCATCACGGGTGGGACGCTCGTAACAATTGAGCGGAAAGACGTAGGTGTGACATTGGAGCTGACGCCACAGGTACTCGAAGATGAATTAATTCGCCTTGAAATCAAGCAAGAGATCACGGCGATCGCAGAAAATGTGGCTCAAACAATCGGCACCGGCACCTCCTCTGTCCCGGTCGGGCCCACAACGACCAAGCGATCCATGGAAACAACGACGATTGCCCAGGATCAACAGACGCTCGTGATAGGAGGATTGGTGCGTGACAATATCACACTCAGTGAACAGAAAATTCCCTGGCTGGGAGACATTCCGTGGATCGGCTGGCTGTTCAAAACTCAGTCCCGCGCGACCGAGAAACTCAATCTCCTTGTATTTCTGACTCCTCACGTCGTGCGAGATCAGAGCGACATGGTCGAATTGAACGCGAGAAAGGCTAGAGATGCGAATGCTCTGCAACGAGAGAACCGAATCGAGGAGCCTACTCGACTGAAGCAAGATCTGCTTGAACGACTTGAGCTTCCGTCGACAGTCGCTCCGTCCACCTCAACGGCCCCCCCCACCAAGCCTTAA